One Ananas comosus cultivar F153 linkage group 1, ASM154086v1, whole genome shotgun sequence DNA window includes the following coding sequences:
- the LOC109722654 gene encoding uncharacterized protein OsI_027940-like, with product MSRHPEVKWAQRIDKVYITVQLPDAKDVKVNLEPDGIFTFSGTAGSGNNLYELKMDLFDKVNVEASKINTGVRSIFCVLEKAEKGWWKKLLRGDQKTPHYIKVDWDKWVDEDDDGGDVDLGGMDFSNFGGMGGDGMDDDLEDSDDEEQEVEKPSTVEKTEDEEKTVETPSDAKMETSSAST from the exons ATGAG TCGTCACCCTGAAGTGAAGTGGGCTCAGAGGATTGACAAAGTTTACATCACTGTGCAATTGCCTGATGCAAAAGATGTTAAGGTTAATTTGGAGCCCGACGGTATCTTCACCTTTTCTGGCACCGCTGGATCCGGCAATAACTTGTACGAGTTAAAAATGGATCTCTTTGATAAAGTGAATGTCGAG GCGAGCAAAATAAACACAGGTGTCAGGTCTATATTCTGTGTATTAGAAAAGGCTGAGAAAGGATGGTGGAAGAAGCTGTTGCGTGGTGACCAGAAAACTCCTCACTATATAAAAGTAGATTGGGACAAGTGGGTGGACGAAGATGATGATG GTGGCGACGTGGACTTAGGAGGAATGGATTTCTCG AACTTTGGAGGCATGGGGGGTGATGGGATGGATGATGATCTCGAAGATAGCGATGATGAAG AACAAGAAGTGGAGAAACCTTCGACCGTGGAGAAGACTGAAGACGAGGAGAAGACCGTGGAAACCCCTTCAGATGCCAAAATGGAAACATCATCCGCGAGCACGTAA
- the LOC109704453 gene encoding E3 ubiquitin-protein ligase arkadia-A-like gives MASSSAAAAADNAPPPPPPIRRRGALRRLLLLRRSPERSPLLSSPSPPERKGAKKGFAAALRGLGCASASSAAATSSADADAAAAVRSSAEWQGKRARWRRATEMEKEKEKEKERRAEAERVHREGLYNSRRNIMQDHISSFIDSPPHVDSPIFGFDLLRPPRHLHHMRAYHRSPDELEEMMMFHTRVLLGGIEVYDRYHDWRLDVDNMSYEELLELGDKIGCVSTGLREEEIVRSLSKVEHSVFEASPLHIPTEKDHKCSICQEEYQANDETGRLGCGHSYHVHCIKQWLSQKNACPLCKTAVHDKT, from the exons ATGgcatcctcctccgccgccgccgccgctgataacgccccgccgccgccgccgccgatccgGCGCCGCggcgccctccgccgcctcctcctcctccgccgctccccCGAGCGgagccctctcctctcctccccctctcctccgGAGCGCAAGGGCGCGAAGAAGGGCTTCGCCGCCGCCCTCCGTGGCCTCGGCTGCGCctcggcctcctccgccgccgccacctcctccgccgacgccgacgctgCCGCCGCCGTACGATCCTCCGCCGAGTGGCAGGGGAAGAGGGCGCGGTGGCGTAGGGCGACGGAgatggagaaggagaaggagaaggagaaggagaggagagcaGAGGCCGAGAGGGTTCATAGAGAG GGACTTTACAATTCTAGAAGGAACATAATGCAAGATCACATATCATCCTTCATTGACTCGCCACCTCATGTTGATTCCCCTATCTTTGGATTCGATCTTCTTCGGCCACCTCGGCATTTGCATCACATGAGAGCGTATCACCGATCCCCCGATGAGCTCGAAGAG ATGATGATGTTTCACACAAGAGTGTTGTTGGGAGGCATCGAAGTTTACGATCGGTACCACGATTGGCGCCTTGATGTTGACAATATGTCATATGAG GAATTACTTGAGCTAGGAGATAAGATTGGATGTGTGAGCACCGGATTGAGAGAAGAGGAGATAGTACGCAGCCTCAGCAAAGTCGAACACTCTGTATTTGAGGCTTCTCCATTACATATTCCTACCGAGAAGGACCATAAATGTAGCATTTGCCAA GAAGAGTATCAAGCAAATGATGAAACGGGAAGGTTGGGTTGCGGGCATAGCTATCATGTACACTGCATCAAGCAGTGGCTTTCTCAAAAGAATGCTTGTCCTCTTTGCAAGACTGCTGTGCACGACAAAACCTAA
- the LOC109704304 gene encoding uncharacterized protein LOC109704304 isoform X1: protein MLLHLHSRDLRTAVAAAAVAGASKPPWSGGGGGGGRRSSCRPFSARADPPFPRPLTASSPKTSAAAASPETAAVKVETKPPVCTADELHYAPVPGTEWRLALWRYTPSPEAPKRNHPLMLLSGVGTNAIGFDLSPGASFARHMASQGFDTWIVEVRGAGLSMRASESNKLGRSDSDATCKDSSNGVVERQSTLESVQAQNSDTLIVNGNKPETATWDEPQLVTKLTATFMRLAETLSGYLNEGQSRVISAKFFDRISKLLEDARLNQRLNEIAEKISGLLEARAQNSTVANQIRDLSQRLVKTIEEGQRTVSPQLFDLQERFSATIEDFQKQLDLIVTYDWDFDNYLEEDIPAAMDYISLQSKPKDGKLLAIGHSMGGILLYAMLSKCCFEGVNPRLAAIVTLASSVDYTTSNSSLKLLLPLADPAQALNVPVVPLGALLAAAHPLSSRPPFVLSWLNPQISAQDMMHPELFSKLVLNNFCTVPAKVLLQLTTAFREGGLCNRTATFYYKNHLQNCSVPVLALAGDQDLICPPEAVYETVKLLPQQMVTYKVFGKPDGPHYAHYDLVGGRLAVNEVYPCIIGFLSQHDKRQSQ, encoded by the exons AtgctcctccacctccactCCCGCGACCTGCgcaccgccgtcgccgccgccgccgtcgccggcgccTCCAAACCGCCatggagcggcggcggcggcggcggaggtcggCGTTCGTCCTGCCGCCCGTTCTCGGCCCGCGCCGATCCGCCCTTCCCGAGGCCTCTCACCGCCAGCTCGCCGAAGacatccgccgccgccgcatcgccGGAGACCGCGGCCGTGAAGGTGGAGACGAAGCCCCCCGTGTGCACCGCCGACGAGCTCCACTACGCGCCGGTGCCGGGCACGGAGTGGAGGCTCGCGCTGTGGCGCTACACGCCCTCGCCCGAG GCGCCCAAGAGGAATCATCCTTTGATGCTCTTATCAGGCGTGGGGACGAATGCAATCGGGTTTGATCTTTCCCCTGGG GCTTCATTTGCTCGCCACATGGCTAGCCAAGGATTTGATACGTGGATCGTTGAAGTGAGAGGTGCTGGCTTGAGCATGCGCGCATCTGAGTCCAATAAGCTTGGTAGATCTGATTCAGATGCCACTTGTAAGGACAGCTCAAACGGTGTTGTAGAAAGACAATCAACTCTAGAATCAGTTCAAGCACAAAATTCTGATACTCTCATAGTAAATGGAAATAAGCCAGAAACAGCTACTTGGGATGAGCCACAGTTAGTGACAAAGCTGACAGCTACTTTTATGCGCTTGGCTGAAACCCTTTCAGGCTATTTGAATGAAGGTCAATCAAGGGTTATTTCTGCAAAATTCTTTGATCGTATATCGAAACTTCTTGAAGATGCTCGATTAAATCAAAGGCTTAATGAGATCGCAGAAAAAATTTCAGGTTTATTAGAAGCCAGGGCACAAAATTCTACCGTGGCAAACCAAATAAGAGATTTGAGTCAGCGTCTTGTTAAGACTATTGAAGAAGGTCAGCGAACTGTTTCACCTCAGCTATTTGACTTGCAAGAACGCTTTTCAGCAACTATAGAGGATTTCCAGAAACAACTGGATTTGATTGTCACATATGATTGGGACTTTGATAACTACTTGGAGGAGGACATACCTGCTGCG ATGGATTATATAAGTCTGCAGAGCAAGCCCAAAGATGGAAAGTTGCTTGCGATTGGTCACTCAATGGGGGGGATTTTGTTGTATGCCATGCTCTCTAAGTGCT GTTTTGAAGGAGTGAATCCTCGTTTAGCGGCAATTGTTACTTTGGCATCTTCTGTAGACTATACAACATCGAATTCTTCGCTCAAATTGTTATTACCTCTT GCTGATCCAGCACAGGCTCTAAATGTTCCTGTTGTACCATTGGGGGCATTATTGGCTGCAGCTCATCCTTTGTCATCCCGCCCACCTTTTGTTTTGTCATGGCTTAATCCCCAAATTTCAGCACAGGACATGATGCACCCTGAGTTGTTCTCAAAGcttgttttaaataattttt gTACAGTTCCTGCCAAGGTTCTCCTACAGCTGACAACAGCCTTCCGCGAAGGCGGTCTTTGCAACAGAACAGCCACTTTCTATTACAAGAATCACCTGCAGAATTGCAGTGTTCCTGTTCTGGCACTTGCAGGGGATCAGGACCTGATTTGTCCTCCTGAAGCTGTGTACG AAACTGTAAAGCTCCTTCCTCAGCAAATGGTCACCTACAAGGTCTTTGGAAAACCTGATGGCCCTCATTATGCTCACTACGACTTGGTCGGGGGACGACTG GCAGTGAATGAAGTATATCCATGTATCATAGGGTTTCTTTCTCAGCATGACAAGAGACAATCACAGTGA
- the LOC109704214 gene encoding protein PLASTID MOVEMENT IMPAIRED 2-like yields the protein MEGLESENQEGIGSVRAAISLYGERINGRKQEKLKTRAPLQENSPSKAGELHVAKIGIDRLNETRVFAEKEKACAEAELSTAKSMAKELARKIEEANSKARAQNSELNSVRKQGRSAKSLESDRQYEEVIRELEDVKKEVSRLKLDLASALEANAKAEKEIEASRSKAMVYSQSVEELKEEIEEANEEHVLVEIARIEADRERREIEAKREAEADQFAKNLEAARKRIEDLKREINRTKELESKLAVTKSDVEVLQNEMELVRAMERKDKENGSQKGDLEGRSMLRSAQAELDAAKKELGAIKEEGFQFMASMDQIRKEMLRISKETERLKKLGKKADSHVQYLNSKLLKAKSKLESAAAAEERTKGIVSNLSSALQQLKNETEGAKQEKETIDNETQNIRSKNEKADMEISSIEERLQAAVKELEAAKASELVALKKLKIATEKAMKARASAVLKSSTLTISKSEYDYLSKRAAAAQAVADKKVAASRAWIEALKAGEKEMLMRAEHLEKQMREARAMEKQKLLEAERTSIDKRKMEEQVHETNWTEENEEEGEEGSTLPVGAAVAPRKSLRNENGNRGGPRRSKMRRVSASSAARIAQSPSFTIKKKRKVMPNLVKFLRDRRNEK from the exons ATGGAAGGATTAGAATCTGAAAACCAAGAAGGAATTGGATCAGTTAGAGCTGCTATTAGCCTGTATGGTGAGAGGATAAATGGGAGAAAGCAAGAGAAGCTCAAAACAAGAGCTCCACTCCAAGAA AATTCGCCGTCGAAAGCCGGAGAACTTCATGTCGCGAAAATAGGTATTGATCGGCTAAATGAAACAAGGGTTTTTGCCGAAAAGGAGAAAGCCTGCGCCGAAGCTGAGCTAAGTACTGCTAAAAGCATGGCTAAGGAACTCGCCCGCAAGATCGAGGAGGCGAACTCAAAAGCTAGAGCTCAAAACTCGGAGCTGAATTCGGTAAGAAAGCAAGGACGAAGCGCGAAGAGCCTCGAATCAGACCGCCAATATGAAGAAGTGATTAGGGAATTGGAGGATGTAAAGAAAGAGGTAAGTAGGCTGAAGCTCGATTTAGCTTCTGCTTTAGAAGCGAATGCCAAAGCCGAAAAGGAAATCGAGGCGTCCAGGTCGAAAGCTATGGTGTATTCGCAATCGGTCGAAGAGCTGAAGGAGGAGATAGAAGAAGCCAACGAAGAGCATGTTCTCGTGGAGATCGCACGCATTGAAGCCGACAGAGAACGCCGAGAGATCGAGGCTAAGAGAGAGGCCGAAGCCGATCAATTCGCAAAGAATTTGGAGGCCGCGAGGAAACGAATCGAGGATCTTAAAAGGGAGATAAACCGCACGAAGGAACTCGAGTCGAAGCTCGCGGTGACTAAATCGGATGTAGAAGTCTTGCAAAATGAGATGGAATTGGTCAGAGCAATggaaagaaaagataaagagaATGGTTCTCAGAAAGGAGACTTGGAGGGCAGGTCAATGTTGCGATCGGCGCAAGCCGAACTGGATGCAGCGAAGAAAGAATTGGGTGCGATTAAGGAAGAAGGGTTTCAATTCATGGCTTCAATGGATCAAATAAGGAAGGAGATGCTGCGAATTAGCAAAGAAACCGAGAGATTGAAGAAGCTCGGAAAGAAAGCTGATTCCCATGTCCAGTATCTCAACTCTAAGCTTCTGAAAGCCAAATCTAAGTTGGAATCTGCGGCAGCGGCTGAAGAGAGGACTAAAGGGATAGTTTCGAATCTATCGTCAGCACTGCAGCAGCTGAAAAACGAAACTGAGGGGGCGAAGCAAGAAAAAGAAACGATCGATAATGAAACACAAAACATTAGAAGCAAAAATGAGAAGGCCGATATGGAAATAAGCTCGATAGAGGAGAGATTGCAAGCTGCAGTGAAAGAGCTCGAAGCGGCAAAAGCATCGGAGCTAGTCGCGTTAAAGAAGCTGAAAATTGCGACAGAGAAAGCCATGAAGGCTAGAGCTTCTGCTGTGCTGAAAAGCTCTACCTTAACAATATCTAAAAGTGAGTATGATTACTTAAGTAAGAGGGCAGCGGCGGCCCAAGCGGTCGCCGATAAGAAGGTGGCGGCTTCTCGGGCGTGGATCGAAGCATTGAAAGCCGGAGAGAAGGAGATGTTAATGAGGGCTGAGCATTTGGAAAAGCAGATGAGAGAAGCCAGGGCCATGGAAAAGCAGAAGCTCCTCGAGGCGGAGAGAACATCGATTGACAAGCGAAAAATGGAGGAGCAAGTACATGAAACCAATTGGACAGAAGAGAATGAggaagagggggaggagggCTCCACTCTTCCAGTTGGTGCAGCAGTTGCTCCGAGAAAATCACTCAGAAACGAAAACGGAAACCGAGGGGGGCCGAGGAGGAGCAAGATGAGGAGGGTGTCGGCGTCGTCCGCCGCACGAATTGCTCAATCCCCGTCTTTTACGATTAAGAAAAAGAGGAAGGTGATGCCAAATTTGGTCAAGTTTTTGCGTGATCGGAGGAACGAGAAGTAG
- the LOC109704304 gene encoding uncharacterized protein LOC109704304 isoform X2 → MLLHLHSRDLRTAVAAAAVAGASKPPWSGGGGGGGRRSSCRPFSARADPPFPRPLTASSPKTSAAAASPETAAVKVETKPPVCTADELHYAPVPGTEWRLALWRYTPSPEAPKRNHPLMLLSGVGTNAIGFDLSPGASFARHMASQGFDTWIVEVRGAGLSMRASESNKLGRSDSDATCKDSSNGVVERQSTLESVQAQNSDTLIVNGNKPETATWDEPQLVTKLTATFMRLAETLSGYLNEGLLEARAQNSTVANQIRDLSQRLVKTIEEGQRTVSPQLFDLQERFSATIEDFQKQLDLIVTYDWDFDNYLEEDIPAAMDYISLQSKPKDGKLLAIGHSMGGILLYAMLSKCCFEGVNPRLAAIVTLASSVDYTTSNSSLKLLLPLADPAQALNVPVVPLGALLAAAHPLSSRPPFVLSWLNPQISAQDMMHPELFSKLVLNNFCTVPAKVLLQLTTAFREGGLCNRTATFYYKNHLQNCSVPVLALAGDQDLICPPEAVYETVKLLPQQMVTYKVFGKPDGPHYAHYDLVGGRLAVNEVYPCIIGFLSQHDKRQSQ, encoded by the exons AtgctcctccacctccactCCCGCGACCTGCgcaccgccgtcgccgccgccgccgtcgccggcgccTCCAAACCGCCatggagcggcggcggcggcggcggaggtcggCGTTCGTCCTGCCGCCCGTTCTCGGCCCGCGCCGATCCGCCCTTCCCGAGGCCTCTCACCGCCAGCTCGCCGAAGacatccgccgccgccgcatcgccGGAGACCGCGGCCGTGAAGGTGGAGACGAAGCCCCCCGTGTGCACCGCCGACGAGCTCCACTACGCGCCGGTGCCGGGCACGGAGTGGAGGCTCGCGCTGTGGCGCTACACGCCCTCGCCCGAG GCGCCCAAGAGGAATCATCCTTTGATGCTCTTATCAGGCGTGGGGACGAATGCAATCGGGTTTGATCTTTCCCCTGGG GCTTCATTTGCTCGCCACATGGCTAGCCAAGGATTTGATACGTGGATCGTTGAAGTGAGAGGTGCTGGCTTGAGCATGCGCGCATCTGAGTCCAATAAGCTTGGTAGATCTGATTCAGATGCCACTTGTAAGGACAGCTCAAACGGTGTTGTAGAAAGACAATCAACTCTAGAATCAGTTCAAGCACAAAATTCTGATACTCTCATAGTAAATGGAAATAAGCCAGAAACAGCTACTTGGGATGAGCCACAGTTAGTGACAAAGCTGACAGCTACTTTTATGCGCTTGGCTGAAACCCTTTCAGGCTATTTGAATGAAG GTTTATTAGAAGCCAGGGCACAAAATTCTACCGTGGCAAACCAAATAAGAGATTTGAGTCAGCGTCTTGTTAAGACTATTGAAGAAGGTCAGCGAACTGTTTCACCTCAGCTATTTGACTTGCAAGAACGCTTTTCAGCAACTATAGAGGATTTCCAGAAACAACTGGATTTGATTGTCACATATGATTGGGACTTTGATAACTACTTGGAGGAGGACATACCTGCTGCG ATGGATTATATAAGTCTGCAGAGCAAGCCCAAAGATGGAAAGTTGCTTGCGATTGGTCACTCAATGGGGGGGATTTTGTTGTATGCCATGCTCTCTAAGTGCT GTTTTGAAGGAGTGAATCCTCGTTTAGCGGCAATTGTTACTTTGGCATCTTCTGTAGACTATACAACATCGAATTCTTCGCTCAAATTGTTATTACCTCTT GCTGATCCAGCACAGGCTCTAAATGTTCCTGTTGTACCATTGGGGGCATTATTGGCTGCAGCTCATCCTTTGTCATCCCGCCCACCTTTTGTTTTGTCATGGCTTAATCCCCAAATTTCAGCACAGGACATGATGCACCCTGAGTTGTTCTCAAAGcttgttttaaataattttt gTACAGTTCCTGCCAAGGTTCTCCTACAGCTGACAACAGCCTTCCGCGAAGGCGGTCTTTGCAACAGAACAGCCACTTTCTATTACAAGAATCACCTGCAGAATTGCAGTGTTCCTGTTCTGGCACTTGCAGGGGATCAGGACCTGATTTGTCCTCCTGAAGCTGTGTACG AAACTGTAAAGCTCCTTCCTCAGCAAATGGTCACCTACAAGGTCTTTGGAAAACCTGATGGCCCTCATTATGCTCACTACGACTTGGTCGGGGGACGACTG GCAGTGAATGAAGTATATCCATGTATCATAGGGTTTCTTTCTCAGCATGACAAGAGACAATCACAGTGA